CTTATGCTGGTTTAAGAAAATACCTTTGGCCCGATGATGTACTTCCAGTCCTAAGAAGTATGTGAGCtggccaagatctttcatatggaAAGTCGCATGCAACAGCTGTTGAAGCTTAGTAATCAAACCACAATCAGTGCCagtaatgataatatcatccacataaactaaGAGAAAGACTATACCCGATGCAAACTtgtggaagaagagagaagaatcaTACTGACTTTGTGTAAAACTGAATGTAAGAAGTGTACTGCGAAACTTCTCAAACCAAGCCCGGGGAGCTTGCTTGAGCCCATACAGAGAACGCCTTAACTTATAGACATTATGAGGAGAAGAAGTAGTCATACCAGAGGGAAGCTTCATGTAGATCTCTTCTTGGAGATCACCACGATGAAAGGcgttcttcacatccatctgatgCAATTGTCATGACTGTGAAGCGGCAATAGCTAAGATGGTTCGAACCGTGGTCATTTTAGCAACAGGAGCAAATGTCTTCTCATAATCAATCCCATATTCCTGTTTGTTTCCCAAAGCTACTAGACGAGCTTTGTACCGATCCAAAGAGCTATCAGAACGAAGCTTTACAGAGAAAACCCATTTATTCCAAATAGGCTTGACTGTAGGGGCAAGGAACAATATCCCAAGTGTGATTTTCCTCAAGTGCTTGAAGTTCTATTTGCATTGCATTTTGCTAACACTCATGTTCCATGGCCTGTTTGTAGCAAGAGGGAATGGAAATAGAGGATAAAGTAGCCACAAGAGAGACATTGGAAGAGAAACCATACCAATCAGGGATTCGAGAAGGGCAAGTAGACCGACGAAGAGTGGTGGAAGCAGGAGCAGGAACAAGAGTAGGAGCAAAAGCAGGATCAGGTGCCGGGTCAAGATCGTGAGGGGGCACATAGGAAGTGGAACCAGACTCGTGTCGACTACGTCTTCCATACACAAAACCAGGTTTGAACCTTTCCACAATTGTCAAGGAATCATAAAAGCTAGGTAGGAGAGATAAAGATGCAGATGACAGCTCAACATGAgatggaaagaaatattgattttcaaagaaaaccacATTCCTAGAAACACGTATACGACGAGCATGGGGATCATAACAAACATAACCCTTTTGAGGTATAGCATAACCAAGAAACGCACACTTAACAGATTGAGCAGTAAGTTTATGTCGTTCATGAGCAGGAAGATgtacaaaacaaacacaaccaaatgTCCGAAGATCAAAATATGGAGGTGAATGGCCAAACAGCTTAAAGAAAGGAGAAATATGATGTAACGTAGGAGAGGGTAAGCGATTGATCAAATGAACCGAAGTAGAAAGCGCCTCACACCAAAACCGAGGAGGAACAGATGATTCAAGTAAAAGGTTCTTACCACATCAAGAAGGTGACGATTTTTCCTCtcagcaacaccattttgttgcggTGTCGAAGGACAAGAACGCTGAGAGATGATCCCTTTGCTTTGAAGAAAGTCCTGAAACTCATTAGACATGTATTCGCCGCCAGAATAAGAGCGTAAGACCTTGATACTGGCAAAGAATTGAGTCTCAATAAGTGCAAGAAAATGCTTAAATACTGGAAAAACTTCAGCTTTAGCCAGTAGGAAGTAAACCCAAGTAAAGCAACTATAGTAATCAATGAAAGTAACAAAGTGCTTGTAATGCGCATGAGAAACAACAGGTGCAATCCtccaaacatcactatgaataATGTCGAAACACTGTGAGGTACGAGATGCATGATGAGAAAAGGTAGAACTTTACTTTTGCCAAGTTTGCATAATGTACAATCAAAAGAAAGATCAAGAGAAGAACATGCTTTATTTTCCAATAAACCAGAATTAAACAAAGTACGAAGTACATCAGAGTTTGGGTGGCCTAGACGTCTATGCCACATCTTATTTCCAGAACTAACAACATTACATGCAAAGGAAAGCAAAGAAAATTTAGGAATAATAGCAGAAGGAAAAACGTGAAGAGAAAAGAGTCGTCCCACTTTAGGCCCCTTCGCGATCATTTTCCTTGACACTTGAtcctgcacaacacaaccagAACGAGAGAAATGGacattacaattattatcaaCCAATTGACCGACAGAAATAAGGTTTGTGGAGAGGTCAGGAGATACAAAAACATTAGTTAAGGAAGAGGAAAGATCACCAACAGCACTGATAGGCAGAGAACTGCCATCAACGgtgtgaattttcatatttccaTCATAATTTCTGACATTGGAAAGAGTAACAATAGTATTGGTCATATGGTTAGAGGCTCCAGAGTCAAAATACCATGGCTTAGAAGAAACTTTATGATTACCTGAGAACCCAAAAGcagaaaaagcaaaaatgatCATCTGTTGTACCATTTCAGGAGTGAGTGTGTTTGGGTTTGCTAAGGCTGTAGGAGCAGGAATAGGAACAACCGGTGAGGCAGCAGGCAATGCAGCAGAACTAGAGGCACTAGCGGAGACATGATAAGCAGTACCTTGCTTCCTTTCAAGTCGAATGGGACAATCAGAGATGATATGGCCCTATTTCTTGCAGTAGTTACAGAACTTCTTGGGCAATCCCGAGCAATATGGCCAAAAGTTTTACAACTAAAGCACTGGACAACACACATGTCTCTACCCTTATTCCTGCCCTGTGCTGCATAAGCCATAGAAATAGGTGCACCAACATTAGCCCGATGTTCCATGACAGCCTGAGTTACGATACGTTGCTCCTAACGAAGAAGTTCACTCAAACAAGCATTCAGAGATGGTACAGGATGCCGATTCATCAGATTAGAACGTGCAATTTCAAAATCAGAACGGAGCTTCATCAATAATTGATCTCTCTTGCTTGTTTCATGCACTGCTTGAACAGTAGGGAGAGCTGCAGCAGGAACATTAGCATAaacaatatatgaataattagcccaaagattttaaaaactagaaaaatattCCTCAATAGAGAGACTTCCCTATATGAAATTAGTCATCTCATACTCTAATTGAAAACGTCGAGCCGTGTTGTCTTGATTGTAAACCTTGTTTAGATAATTCCACATATCAGCGGCAGTTTTATAAGGCCTCAAGTTGAGAACAATGTGAGGCTCAACCGAGCTAAGGATCCAGGTCATAACCCGAGCATCTTTGATTTCCTATTTAGACAAAGCCTCTACATCTTTTGGTGCGAGAACACTCCCATCAATATGACCTCACAATTCTTACCCTTTcacaaataattgaaattgaaactcccaagaaaaatagtttttgccAGTAAATCAAATGTGAAACGATTCTAACTTATCGGATGACATGATCAATCcagagaaaattatatatagtgcCGAGAACACGCTAACCAGAAAAGACAAATTGAAATTGCCGAAAAGGATAGCCACGCaagaaacaggaaaaaaaaaatgcactgaAACAAGCACAAACTAGAACTTGGAATAGAGGCGCCGAGACAATAGGCCAGAAACAGCAATAGAAGTGCAATAGAAACCTCTCCTCAGCAATGCTAGAGAGGACGCCGAAGTGTAGAAATACTAGAAATACCAGAAACAGAGACAAATGGCGCCGATACCCACAAACGCAGCAACGGAAGTGATCAAAACCCACAAAATCACCCACAGAAATCACCAAAAGCCACAAATGCACCAACAGGATGTGCCGAAAGCCATAAACTCAGACCCccgaaagagaaaaaaaaaaatcgaagagCCAGAGACTTAAGAAcctgctcttgataccatgtcaaaaccAAGAGAACTTTTGGAAAAACTGACACTCAGTGTGTTCAGCCACCTTTCTTATCAATATGTTATATCTCTTTACAAAGGAAAGTAGGTCAAATGCTATACACGGGAAGCCCCTAACTGATCCCTGATTTTTAGGCTATATACATGATAATATATCTATACagctaatattaatatagaagTCCTAAATTGTATACGTTAACATAGATGACTTGTCATGTTCCTCACCAAACAAATTGGGTCTACATGTTTAAATTGCTTTAATTCTTAATTATAATTCATGAGTAACAATGGTTCACTGCAGGACCATGCAAACAGCAGCTGGAGTCTTTGGTGGTGAAGCATACACAGATGGGGTAAATGTACCTCCTCTAATGGTTGCAAATACAGGGAACAGTGGCCATCCTGCAATTTCAAGTCTAAATTGCCCACCGTTTGTAGCCGTAGAACTTTGCCGTGAACGTTTGGTATGCCACATTACATataatggatattttttttttttttggtagggCTTTACCCCAGAGGGGAGCCCTTCCAGAAATTCTCAAAGGCCAGGGACGAACCCAGGCCTAAGAGGGGGTTTGGAAATAGTTTTCAACCAGCAATAGACGCACCTCGGTTAGAACCTCACTAGCTGCATCATTGCCCCAAGCGCAAAGATATGTAGGGCCCTTTTCTGCATGTATATTGGCATGAATGTGTACAAAGTTATCGCATTTGTAATATACATCTCAGTACTTATCCAATCATTAACAAGAAGTGAATCAAAATTGTGGCAAATGATAGTCCCTCCCCTTTTTTCCCATTAATTGGTTATTAGTTGTCATCTCAATTCGTACTTACGTGTGTTTTCTTTTCACTACAGGGAGTTAATCCATGTGATAAGAGGCGAAGCATTAGGGAATATCACCCACTTTTTCCTGCGATTGATTTTTCACTGGTAAGTAAATTACCAGAATTGGGGCTTTATAATGCCAACGGGTGGCTTTTGACGGTCATTTCCAAATGCTATTGACTCGTTTACCTGGTCTTCAATTCAAtcatgtttattatttattcatgtTGTAATTCTTGTTCAGGTGGAAAATGATGATGACATTTTGTGGAAGCCTGACATTAGAGAGACGGATGAGGAAGTTGCTGATAGGGGACAGAAGTTTTTGAAATGGTAACTGcctttttcttccatttcccaGAAAATTGAAGTTCTGTTAACCAAAGTAACAATCAACAAGCAATGCTTGTTGAGATTTTGCCTGGCCAAAAAAGTTCCAAACTTTGGAATTGCCCGTCTTTTAAAACTAAAGAAGCACTAATTTGTGCTCATTCACCTTACAAATTACTTTATCGTGTTTGAGATCGGCCATGGGTTTTTAAACATGCTATATCTTTCGACAAAATTGGTTTATTAAAAGGAATATTCCGTTTCTTCTTATTAGCTAGCATGGTCGTCCCATGTCAATGGGATCTTGATCTTTCATGGATCCAAGCTCACCttcttttaaaaggaaaaaaaaaaaaaaaagagatattgTTTGTGTTCTGCAATGAGTCCCAATACGTAATTCATGCATGTTAGTGTCTTACATACATATGAAGTCACTTGTGTAATAttatctttccttctttttttcacttaaaataTGCTAGTGTTTTCAGATGTATGGATCAATATTTGGGATGATTCCCTTACAATGGCAAATAAACGCTTGGTTATTGCTTATGAGATCAATTTTTCCACATGGGCATATCCTTTCCAATTTCCACCTTTTATCCTGGTTGAGTGGGATTTCTGTAGACATTTTGATCACTTTCGCTATCGTCTGGTTGCAAGTATGGCCATGAACATACcccaaaattatttctttttctcaattgTTCCAGGTTGTGGACTCGTGAAGAGAAGGAGATTGCAATTGTCACCCACAGTGCATTCTTGTTTCAAACCCTAAGCTCTTTTGGAAACGATTGTCATCCGATTGTTAAGAGTGAAATATGCGCGAAGTAAGTACTGCATTCACACACGCGCACACACATATAAAACATTTTAGTAGACACATTTCTCGGGTTTAAAATATAACGCACTATGCCTTCTGCTGAATTTGCTATCTAGCCGCcgccccccctccccccgggttctctctctatattttttctctattcacTTGACAGCATTTACATCaattcattttgtatttttttttattacatttcagAATTAGAGATGCTTTCTTTCTAACATTTTATTGCTAATCTCTtcgagttaaaaaaaaaaaaaaaaatctaatcttGAGTCatttcttgagtatgagaaacttttatttatctatttgttCACTTAAATTTCTTGGTTAGATTCTCTATTCTGATGAGACAATGTCATGGCAGGCGTTCTTGTCCCTTCAGTTGTATGGTTCTACTTGTATGACTTGGATTGTGAATTCTATGATCATTCAAAGTAGatcatattttctagagcaatGATTTTCCCCTATTTCTCGAGATAGGGTTTAGGTGATATCATGTTCATACTTCACGTCTCAGTCTCTCATAGGGGTTACTTTGACCCTCGAACTCCCTTCATACTTGATGGTTATAAAGATTTTTTACTAATACAAACCTAGTACCGTgactaattacataaaatacaatgtGATTGTGCAGTTTGGCCAATTGTGAGCTCCGTTCAATGGTCTTCATAGATAGGAGGTGagcatattcattttcaaaatgtaGCATCCATATTCTAGCTTTATCATCTTCTGACTCTTTGTTTCTGCAGTATGATGGGGTCAGCTTCCTCAACGACTAACTATCCTGGAAAAATACCTCATGCACTTGATCTTCCCAGTGATGTTTCCACTGAGAAGCTTCCAAAGGAAGGACTTGCAAACTAACAATAGCGTATAAGAACAATGACCAAGAAGGAATATACACAATACATGTGATATATGATTCAAGTGTTTGTTGAGgctgtaacgccccaatccTGTATGTCCGgtgagttagctcttaatacttaatatcaacttcaatattaaacaactataaaattcagaaaactctataaaatgttaatacataTAATCCACACAAATATTTATGTTCCTTCATgaggacaacaaagaaattctcgctaatataaattaaaaactctccaaaatttgaaattattcttaactcatcaaatcaaaataatcaaaaataaatcagtttactaactatgactcttaaataagcacttgtacccttgGGTATTTATTCCACTACGGACGTTACACCTTGCTACAacttcttactcttgttctccagaaccatcaaaattatctgaaaaataattggagataagaggtgagttatcaacaactcaataagcagaggacatatactagtgtgtaaacatgagcatttacagagttcagaatgcagaacaaaatattttctttcagaatgcagaatcagaatattgttttcaaaatacagcgtcagaacatgttatcaaaaatatcagagcgaaagttcgaaaatattcataatcaaaatctctttgacaaagcataaattaaaacatcacatcttatcttatcatatcagaacaaatactatgtttaacctccgtggtagggttgtgcaaatcccggtagctaaccgagcacaaacagaatgtgaatattctctttattcattttcggatccccgagtgtgcacataggaaagatcaCGCAGAAAATCAATTTGTTTCCAATATGGGTGCACCAGAagcagaaaagttggtaccaacccgaacagatgCTACAGTTTTACACCCCTGGTTAAGTTagaacggaacagaaatagaaacagaatgttatgccagaggttttcagaaatcacatcatatcatatcagagtataaaacatcttcagatataagaaaatcatactacaaaaacataatttatgcacaaaatttcatattcgttctcttttgcaaagttcagaaataaaatgtcaaaaataaactcatgtctacaccagtcatgacagaaaatactttcttcttaaatagaaatagaatctcatgagtaatgcagaacaaataactgaggtagttcaaatttcttttcctaACCAAATacgtatatttttcaaaaagtcaacctcagctcattttattttaatgcaaagtttagtataggaaccccgtttacctggacttcttagctttttcagaattttcctcaaaaatgtcgaacaataattaattaccACCTATACATAATAAagcaattttcataaattttcaatccaatacatatttcaatatttaagcctaatatgctaaaatgacctattttaatttttcaaaaacataatttcacataatcttaaaatatcatcatattttctaaattcatcaatgccCCAATAATcagtccaaacaaaacacaaaatctaactcatttactaatgagatcaaattataaaataataaaattgtatgacataattatatcaaaaaaactattaaagtatacaaaccaaaaataccatttaattaaaatagacttaattagtctctctttaaaaagttcaaaataaaagtcttgCACTACATTATACTTCTagacatatattaaaaaatataatagtactAATACCATATTCcaaatctttattattattgatataaaaataatgtattttcttaagtaaaattaaaccaagaccatttttaaaaacataacccatttaaacataaccaaaaaaaaaaaacccctcttACCCCGAAAACATAAACCTGAgaactttctatatatatttatatatatatatatatatatatattatgtacgtaTATTTAACTTATGAGAATAAACCAGACAAACACACATACGGGATTAACACCCAGTATGCGACGGTAGTagcttacccaagggaaaccgagGCACGCGTGGAGGAGTGAGGCTTGACGGGGCTGGCTGGAGGGACCGAGGTGGCGCAACAGAAGAGCGGGAGTGCGGCGGAGACTCCATCGAGCTGGGCTGAACACGAGCAAACGAGAGAGAGtggtgagcgagagagagagagagaacggaaaCTCACCGTGATGCAGCGAGGTGTGCGACGGTCTGGGGGTGGGCGTCGATCAGGACAATGTTCAAAGGTGAAGGCTCGACCTTCGGCGTCCTCTGATGGCAGTGGCATCAAAGTGGAGGGGGGCTAACGAcgtggctcacggtggggatGCTTCCCCTGTTTCGGCGTGCAAAAACAGAGCCTTTCACGTCCTAAGTGTATCAGCGTCTGAGCATGGAGGTGCAGGGCAGAGCAGCAGCTACCACGGTGGTTGGCTTTCCGTGGTGATGAGTACGGGCTGGAGGGTGGTGCGCTATTTAAAGGAGTTGCTGGCTATTGGTTTCTGCAAAGAGCTCCCTCCACGGTTGAGAGTTACGTCGGTTTGGGCTTAGGTTGTGGAGGGCTTTCGCGCACGAGAGGGATGGGGAAGGTGACGGCAGTGCTATTCCTAGGTTTTCTTCATGCACACTGGTGGTTGGCTATGGGTGCAACGTTGACGAGTGCTGAGCCGAGGGGCTACGAGTTGTGTGAGTGAGGTGTTGGGCTTGTGGGGATGAAGACTGCCGTGGGAGGTTTGCGGCTACTTCTTTTTCAGGAGAGGAAGGACTTGCAAACTAACTATAGCGTATAAGAACAATGACCAAGAAGGAATAGACACAATACATGTGATATATGATTCAAGTGTTTATTGAGGCACTTCCGTAGTTAATATATTTCTACAGAAGACAAGGTATCCATTTTTAGCAACTTCGATGGCTCTCTTGGATGATTtcataattcttttttcttggaatAGGTAGATCTAAAGCCTATACCAGAGTTGTCATGCCGATTCTTTTTCAGATGAAGATGTGAACACATTGGGTTTATCATACTTTATTTAGCTTTCTATGGGGGCCATGGAAGATTGCTGTTTTTTACTTTGGAACATGAACATACAGTGAGGTTTCTGTTTCAATATCATTTATTTGTTATGTAGTCTTTTATCGTTAAACATTGGGCCTCTCCCTCCTTTATTTGctgactttttgttttttccaagtGACGTTCTTCTTCCTTGGTTTCCACTTGTATGGATGGCATGTTATGTCGTGTTTGGGGCAAGCAACCTTTAAGGCTCGTTTGGACACTCAGAATATTTcagaatatatatgaataatagtgatatgatttgtaaatagtagtgaaatattttgaattaaaatgttttattggattttgggaaatgaaagaaaaaaaaattgaataaaatattttaaagttaaaattttgtttaaatataatttttttaatataattgttgttttgaaatttgaaaaaactgtatattttttatgttttgattgaGAGTTTaacaattgaaattaaaaattatttgtatttgagtgctGTTTGGACGTCGAGATGATATGAAaagttttatctcatctcaacatctaaatgggATCTTAGGCCTTGTATTGATTCAGAAAGCATCTCCACTCATCCCATCTcttctaataattacaatttttctaaattttcaaacgaaatacaataaacaattcaattttttcaaatttaggaacaaaaataatattaaaaataatattctaacaatattttattcaactttcaactttcatctcattttatctcatctcaactcaacttaacttaatAAGGAAAATTGAAAGGATGCATACAAGGTGTTTGAGAAAAGGCCTCTTTGAGTATTTTACATTGAAAGAATTTTTGTGTATTAGTTTTCCTCTCTTACAATACAAGAACCCTTTAAGCCCTATTTATACAAACTGTCTCAAAGCATTTGAAATTACATTTACATAAATTTCATTTGGAATTTATAAACAAACTTTGGACCACTAGAACAGATTCTGTTATTTCAGAATCAGTCCAGAATCTTCTAGCTATATGCGAGCTGCTCCTTATTCTTCTAATTTGGTATTGCAGCAGCTAGTGCCTTAACAGTCCCCTGCgattcaagcaccacataacAGATTGTGAGACTTGATCGTAGTTGAATAAACCGAGCTAAAGTTAAAGGTTTGGTGAAGATATCTGCAAGTTGATCCTTACTAGAGACAAATGAAACTTGAAGAGATTTAGCTGTCATGCGAtctctaacaaaatgataatccaACTCAACATGCTTAGTGTAGGAATGCAAAATAAGATTGACAGTTAAGTAAGTAGCACCCAAATTGTCACACTACAAAATTGATAGATCTTTAGGAAAGATGCCTAATTCTTTTAAGAGAGATTGTAGCCAAAGAAGCTCACAAGCAGTGTTAACTACTGCCTTGTATTTGGCTTCAGTAGAAGACTGAGCAATTGTGGGTTGTTTCTAAGAACCCcaagagataagatgagagccaaaataaatacaaaaacctCTAGTGGACTTACGATCATCCAGGCAACCGACCCAATCAGTATTAGAGAAAGCAGACAATGTTAATGAGGAAGGGGAATGAAAACTTAGACCAAAATTCTGTGTAAAGTTTAGATAACGAATGATTATTTTT
This genomic interval from Juglans microcarpa x Juglans regia isolate MS1-56 chromosome 4D, Jm3101_v1.0, whole genome shotgun sequence contains the following:
- the LOC121259668 gene encoding phosphoglycerate mutase-like protein 1 isoform X3 — protein: MIAMPIQTVIHICNPTLYLNSSFVSTPISKLYGTPPPPPLPQRPSRFRTCFSALSDMDSTGGQSLYPLHRCKTLHLVRHAQGIHNVEGEKNHDAYLSNDFFDAQLTPLGWKQVHNLRKHVQACGISKSIDLVIVSPLLRTMQTAAGVFGGEAYTDGVNVPPLMVANTGNSGHPAISSLNCPPFVAVELCRERLGVNPCDKRRSIREYHPLFPAIDFSLVENDDDILWKPDIRETDEEVADRGQKFLKWLWTREEKEIAIVTHSAFLFQTLSSFGNDCHPIVKSEICANLANCELRSMVFIDRSMMGSASSTTNYPGKIPHALDLPSDVSTEKLPET